One genomic region from Nocardioides plantarum encodes:
- a CDS encoding response regulator transcription factor, which yields MVQVLIIEDDARIRPLLMRSLDERGYAVASASTGLEGLQLAVDTKPDLVILDLGLPDVDGTQVLAMLRAVSDVPVIVASARDDDPTLVGCLDAGADDYVVKPYTTAQLEARIRAVMRRAAGGPTATARRTVTLGDLVIDVPARQASLGGRALDLSPREFDLLRFLAERPDEVVTKRDLLVEVWQQPWGGSDKTVDVHLSWLRRKLGESASEPRWLHTVRGVGVRLSPPGPDRPGAG from the coding sequence GTGGTGCAGGTGCTGATCATCGAGGACGACGCGCGGATCCGACCGCTGCTGATGCGCTCCCTCGACGAGCGCGGGTACGCCGTCGCCTCGGCCTCCACGGGCCTGGAGGGCCTGCAGCTGGCCGTCGACACCAAGCCCGACCTGGTGATCCTCGACCTCGGCCTGCCCGACGTCGACGGCACCCAGGTCCTCGCGATGCTGCGCGCCGTCAGCGACGTGCCGGTGATCGTGGCCAGCGCCCGCGACGACGACCCGACGCTGGTCGGCTGCCTGGACGCCGGCGCCGACGACTACGTGGTCAAGCCCTACACGACCGCCCAGCTCGAGGCCCGCATCCGGGCCGTGATGCGGCGGGCGGCGGGAGGCCCGACGGCGACCGCGCGGCGTACGGTCACGCTCGGCGACCTCGTCATCGACGTGCCCGCCCGGCAGGCGTCGCTGGGCGGCCGGGCGCTCGACCTGAGCCCCCGCGAGTTCGACCTGCTGCGCTTCCTCGCCGAGCGCCCCGACGAGGTGGTCACCAAGCGCGATCTGCTGGTCGAGGTCTGGCAGCAGCCGTGGGGCGGGTCCGACAAGACCGTCGACGTGCACCTGTCGTGGTTGCGCCGCAAGCTCGGCGAGTCGGCCTCCGAGCCGCGCTGGCTCCACACCGTGCGCGGCGTCGGCGTCCGGCTGAGCCCGCCGGGACCGGACCGCCCGGGCGCCGGCTGA
- a CDS encoding cytochrome P450 yields the protein MGSQQSGRPGRRIPGRSRATWALSYGVGATAFRAGARRGDLVARLESDRALQLAPYDVYDELRATPVHRGGVVWASTDHAAVTRVLRSDDFIVGAGGAELPGPLRGLTGRLLDPWAAGPVDPPSMLATNAPDHTRYRRLVTRAFTARAVSGLEDRIRETAERLLDGLDDGSSRSGSADIVERYAALLPVAVIADMLGVPDEMHGRLLEWGNIASVTLDPSLSWRDFRRAEDAMRSLHLWFADHVRALQADPGDDLISRLAVLQGEEQLTDLELRATGLLVLGAGFETTVNLIGNAVATLEAHPEQRAALRDDPSLWAGAVDEVLRHDSPVQMTLRVAQRDTEVLGVEVPARTAVVAYLGGANRDPAVFDDPHAFDLRRPNAGAHLAFSSGAHFCLGASLARREAEVGLRLLYERFPDLAVAGHPVRRDTRVLRGYERLPVALGERVRAG from the coding sequence ATGGGATCGCAGCAGTCGGGCAGGCCTGGCCGACGCATCCCCGGCCGCAGCCGGGCCACCTGGGCCCTGTCCTACGGCGTGGGCGCGACCGCGTTCCGCGCCGGGGCCCGGCGCGGCGACCTGGTCGCGCGGCTCGAGAGCGACCGGGCGCTGCAGCTGGCGCCGTACGACGTCTACGACGAGCTGCGGGCCACGCCGGTGCACCGCGGAGGTGTCGTGTGGGCCAGCACCGACCACGCGGCCGTGACCCGGGTGCTGCGCAGCGACGACTTCATCGTCGGGGCCGGCGGCGCCGAGCTGCCGGGCCCGCTGCGCGGCCTCACCGGCCGGCTCCTCGACCCCTGGGCGGCCGGCCCCGTCGACCCGCCCTCGATGCTCGCGACCAACGCCCCCGACCACACCCGCTACCGACGGCTGGTGACGCGGGCGTTCACCGCGCGGGCCGTCAGCGGGCTCGAGGACCGCATCCGCGAGACCGCCGAGCGCCTGCTCGACGGTCTCGACGACGGCTCGTCCCGGTCCGGCTCCGCCGACATCGTCGAGCGCTACGCGGCGCTGCTCCCGGTCGCGGTCATCGCCGACATGCTCGGCGTCCCCGACGAGATGCACGGCCGGCTCCTGGAGTGGGGCAACATCGCCTCGGTCACCCTCGACCCGAGCCTGTCGTGGCGCGACTTCCGTCGTGCCGAGGACGCCATGCGGAGCCTGCACCTGTGGTTCGCCGACCACGTCCGCGCGCTGCAGGCAGACCCGGGCGACGACCTGATCAGCCGCCTGGCCGTGCTGCAGGGCGAGGAGCAGCTGACCGACCTCGAGCTGCGCGCGACCGGGCTCCTCGTGCTCGGCGCCGGGTTCGAGACGACGGTCAACCTGATCGGCAACGCCGTCGCCACCCTCGAGGCCCACCCCGAGCAGCGAGCGGCGCTGCGCGACGACCCGTCGCTGTGGGCCGGCGCCGTCGACGAGGTGCTGCGCCACGACTCCCCGGTCCAGATGACCCTGCGCGTCGCCCAGCGCGACACCGAGGTCCTCGGCGTCGAGGTGCCCGCCCGGACCGCGGTGGTCGCCTACCTCGGCGGCGCCAACCGCGACCCCGCCGTCTTCGACGATCCCCACGCCTTCGACCTACGACGCCCCAACGCCGGCGCCCACCTGGCCTTCTCGTCCGGCGCCCACTTCTGCCTCGGCGCCAGCCTGGCCCGGCGCGAGGCCGAGGTCGGCCTACGCCTGCTCTACGAGCGCTTCCCCGACCTCGCCGTCGCCGGTCACCCGGTGCGCCGCGACACCCGGGTGCTGCGCGGCTACGAGCGCCTCCCGGTGGCGTTGGGGGAGCGGGTCCGGGCTGGCTGA
- a CDS encoding sensor histidine kinase: MRRSLFLTVAAATTMVLLAMLVPMAVLLRSYVLEDRLAQAALEVQATETIVSSGDTGRINLYLEAANAGDGPLTTVVWPDGRTIGPEPAAAEATRIAQARATGTARVDDVDGGSVILVPVSLGRSTAAADETPVVRVFVPAPGWESDLVRSWAILLALGLVLLAGALLLADRLGRSFVTPMRDLASYAARLGVDGHPTVPPPGGPAEVHELGVALHRLVGRVETLLERERAGIADVSHRLRTPMTSLRLGVDGLASPDERARLGADLDELQATVDAVVREARRSEREGLTGVVDGVSVLAERVGWWVPLAEDQGRPLDLRVEVAGPVVVRAGADDLVALVDVLLDNVFTHTPDDAAVRVVVGAAPKGGVRLVVEDAGPGLPDGDVVDRGASRGGSTGLGLSIADRTASESGGRLELGRSTRLGGARVVVELGAG, translated from the coding sequence ATGCGTCGCAGCCTGTTCCTCACCGTCGCCGCGGCGACGACCATGGTGCTGCTCGCGATGCTGGTGCCGATGGCCGTGCTGCTGCGCAGCTATGTCCTCGAGGACCGGCTGGCTCAGGCCGCCCTGGAGGTCCAGGCCACCGAGACCATCGTGTCCAGCGGCGACACCGGTCGCATCAACCTCTACCTCGAGGCCGCCAACGCCGGCGACGGTCCCCTGACCACCGTGGTCTGGCCCGACGGTCGGACCATCGGCCCGGAGCCCGCGGCGGCCGAGGCCACCCGTATCGCGCAGGCCCGCGCCACCGGGACCGCCCGCGTCGACGACGTCGACGGGGGCTCGGTGATCCTGGTGCCCGTCTCGCTGGGGCGCAGCACCGCCGCGGCCGACGAGACCCCGGTCGTCAGGGTCTTCGTCCCGGCGCCGGGCTGGGAGTCGGACCTGGTGCGCAGCTGGGCGATCCTGCTCGCCCTGGGCCTGGTCCTGCTGGCCGGGGCCCTGCTGCTCGCCGACCGGCTGGGCCGCTCGTTCGTGACCCCCATGCGCGACCTCGCGTCGTACGCCGCCCGGCTCGGGGTCGACGGGCACCCGACGGTGCCCCCGCCCGGCGGCCCCGCCGAGGTGCACGAGCTCGGGGTCGCACTGCACCGGCTGGTCGGGCGGGTCGAGACGCTGCTCGAGCGCGAGCGCGCCGGCATCGCCGACGTGTCCCACCGGCTGCGCACCCCGATGACGTCCCTGCGCCTGGGCGTCGACGGGCTCGCCAGCCCCGACGAGCGCGCCCGGCTCGGAGCCGACCTCGACGAGCTGCAGGCGACGGTCGACGCCGTGGTCCGCGAGGCCCGTCGCTCCGAGCGCGAGGGGCTGACCGGCGTGGTCGACGGGGTGTCGGTGCTCGCCGAGCGGGTCGGGTGGTGGGTGCCGCTCGCCGAGGACCAGGGCCGCCCGCTCGACCTGCGCGTCGAGGTCGCCGGGCCGGTCGTCGTACGCGCCGGCGCCGACGACCTCGTCGCCCTCGTCGACGTGCTGCTCGACAACGTCTTCACCCACACGCCCGACGACGCCGCGGTGCGGGTGGTCGTCGGGGCCGCCCCGAAGGGCGGGGTGCGGCTGGTCGTCGAGGACGCCGGCCCCGGCCTGCCCGACGGCGACGTCGTCGACCGCGGGGCGTCTCGGGGTGGGTCGACCGGGCTCGGCCTGTCGATCGCGGACCGCACGGCCTCCGAGTCCGGTGGCCGTCTCGAGCTCGGCCGCTCGACCCGACTGGGCGGCGCCCGGGTCGTGGTCGAGCTGGGGGCGGGCTGA
- a CDS encoding type 1 glutamine amidotransferase, with the protein MPRPRLLTVEHQASCPPAQLGTWLAEAGCDLDVRRPYLGDDLPERAELDDLAGLLVLGGSMDAWDPSVPWLMPVRRLVREAAELRLPTLGVCLGHQLCALAFGGDVGRSPHGQQVGLGWVGWTDEAAHDDVVAPGGPHPDPQPGIFWNDDVVLRDPPGAVALARTPRGDVQAMRFGPTTWGVQWHPEATPEILAEWAAGDAERHVARGIDQQARLTEVVEATPGLERFGREVADRFARQVHAAHATHSTHSTPDPT; encoded by the coding sequence ATGCCGCGCCCCCGTCTGCTCACGGTCGAACACCAGGCGAGCTGCCCTCCGGCGCAGCTCGGCACCTGGCTCGCCGAGGCCGGCTGCGACCTCGACGTACGCCGCCCCTACCTCGGGGACGACCTGCCCGAGCGCGCCGAGCTCGACGACCTCGCGGGGCTGCTCGTGCTCGGTGGCTCCATGGACGCGTGGGACCCGTCGGTGCCGTGGCTGATGCCCGTACGCCGCCTGGTCCGCGAGGCCGCAGAGCTGCGGCTGCCGACGCTCGGCGTCTGTCTCGGTCACCAGCTGTGCGCGCTCGCGTTCGGGGGAGACGTCGGCCGCAGCCCGCACGGCCAGCAGGTCGGGCTGGGCTGGGTCGGGTGGACCGACGAGGCCGCCCACGACGACGTGGTGGCGCCCGGCGGGCCGCACCCCGACCCGCAGCCGGGCATCTTCTGGAACGACGACGTCGTCCTGCGCGATCCGCCCGGCGCGGTCGCCCTGGCCCGCACGCCCCGGGGCGACGTGCAGGCGATGCGCTTCGGCCCGACGACGTGGGGCGTGCAGTGGCACCCCGAGGCGACGCCCGAGATCCTGGCCGAGTGGGCCGCTGGCGACGCCGAGCGGCACGTGGCGCGCGGGATCGACCAGCAGGCCCGGCTCACCGAGGTCGTCGAGGCCACCCCCGGCCTCGAGCGGTTCGGCCGCGAGGTCGCCGACCGGTTCGCCCGGCAGGTGCACGCGGCCCACGCGACGCACTCCACCCACTCGACGCCGGACCCGACGTGA
- a CDS encoding glutamine synthetase family protein: MGKQEDFVLRALEERDVRFVRLWFTDVLGFLKSVAVAPAELEGAFEEGIGFDGSAIEGFARVYEADMLLMPDPSTFQILPWRSDGPATARMFCDIMMPDGSPSYSDPRHVLKRTLAKAADKGFTFYTHPEIEFYLFKDTPQAGVDPVPVDRSGFFDHTAQSHGADFRREAITMLEAMGISVEFSHHEGGPGQQEIDLRYADALSTADNIMTFRTVIREVALNQGIWASFMPKPFTTHPGSGMHTHVSLFEGDQNAFYEPGAEYQLSQTGRRFIAGVLKHAPEISVVTNQWVNSYKRMMFGGEAPSYICWGHNNRSAMVRVPMYKPNKGASTRVELRTLDPACNPYLAYAAVLAAGMKGISEGYELPREAEDDVWSLTERERKSLGIDPLPKTLNEAIVIAEQSELLADTLGENVFDFFLRNKRAEWDDYRGQVSAYERDQMLPVI; this comes from the coding sequence ATGGGCAAGCAGGAAGACTTCGTACTCCGCGCACTCGAGGAGCGCGACGTCCGGTTCGTGCGGTTGTGGTTCACCGACGTGCTGGGGTTCCTCAAGTCGGTCGCCGTGGCGCCGGCCGAGCTCGAGGGGGCCTTCGAGGAGGGCATCGGGTTCGACGGGTCCGCGATCGAGGGGTTCGCGCGGGTCTACGAGGCCGACATGCTGCTGATGCCCGATCCCTCGACGTTCCAGATCCTGCCGTGGCGCAGCGACGGCCCGGCGACGGCGCGGATGTTCTGCGACATCATGATGCCGGACGGCTCGCCGTCCTACTCCGACCCGCGTCACGTGCTCAAGCGCACCCTGGCCAAGGCGGCCGACAAGGGCTTCACCTTCTACACCCACCCCGAGATCGAGTTCTACCTGTTCAAGGACACCCCGCAGGCCGGGGTCGACCCGGTGCCGGTCGACCGCAGCGGGTTCTTCGACCACACCGCGCAGTCCCACGGGGCCGACTTCCGCCGCGAGGCGATCACGATGCTCGAGGCGATGGGCATCTCGGTCGAGTTCAGCCACCACGAGGGTGGGCCGGGCCAGCAGGAGATCGACCTGCGCTACGCCGACGCGCTCTCGACCGCCGACAACATCATGACCTTCCGCACCGTCATCCGCGAGGTCGCGCTCAACCAGGGCATCTGGGCCAGCTTCATGCCCAAGCCGTTCACCACCCACCCCGGCTCCGGCATGCACACCCACGTCAGCCTCTTCGAGGGCGACCAGAACGCCTTCTACGAGCCCGGCGCCGAGTACCAGCTGAGCCAGACCGGACGCCGCTTCATCGCCGGCGTCCTCAAGCACGCGCCCGAGATCAGCGTCGTGACCAACCAGTGGGTCAACTCCTACAAGCGGATGATGTTCGGCGGCGAGGCCCCGTCCTACATCTGCTGGGGCCACAACAACCGCTCCGCGATGGTCCGGGTGCCGATGTACAAGCCCAACAAGGGCGCCTCTACCCGCGTCGAGCTGCGCACCCTCGACCCCGCGTGCAACCCCTACCTCGCCTACGCCGCGGTGCTCGCGGCCGGCATGAAGGGCATCTCCGAGGGCTACGAGCTGCCACGCGAGGCCGAGGACGACGTGTGGTCGCTGACCGAGCGCGAGCGCAAGAGCCTCGGCATCGACCCGCTGCCCAAGACCCTCAACGAGGCGATCGTGATCGCCGAGCAGTCCGAGCTGCTCGCCGACACCCTCGGCGAGAACGTCTTCGACTTCTTCCTGCGCAACAAGCGCGCCGAGTGGGACGACTACCGCGGCCAGGTGTCGGCCTACGAGCGCGACCAGATGCTGCCGGTCATCTGA